GTGCTCCACCCGTCGATGGCGCCGCAGATGGTGCGGTCCGAGAACATCGATCGGCTGCGCGACGCGGTCCGGGGACTGACCGAGGGACTGTCGGCCATCCACCGGCACGGCATCGTCCACCAGGACGTCAAGCCGGGCAACGTCATGGTGACCCCGGCCGGACGAGTGGTGCTGCTTGATTTCGGCCTGGCGAAGAACGTCGCGGTCGATGTGACGGCGTCGTTCCAGGTGTCGGGCACGCCGGCGTATATGTCGCCGGAGCAGGCCGCGGGCCGGCCACTGTCCGACGCCACCGATTGGTACGCGGTGGGTGTCGTGATGTACCAGGCGCTGACTGGACGCCTGCCGCACTCGGGTCCGTTGCTCGAACTGCTGGCCGCCAAGCAGTCGGTCGATCCGCCGGCGCCATCGGCAATCGCGCCACAGGTGCCTCGCGAGCTCGACGACCTGTGCATGGACCTGTTGAAGCGCGATCCCACGGCCAGGCCGGGGGTGGCCGAGATCCTGCGGAGGCTCGGCGGGACGCTGCGATCGGCGCGGCCGCAAGCCATGGCCTCCGCGCCCGCCGTCAACACCCGGCTGGTCGGCCGTGAGCGGCACCTCGGCGTGCTGCGCGACGCCTTCCGTGCCTCGCAAGGCGGCCGCGCCGTGGCGGTGATGGTGCAAGGCCGCTCGGGCATGGGCAAGAGCGTGCTCGTGGCCGAGCTGATCCGCGAGCTGAACCTGCCGTTGCCCGGCCGTCGCAAACCGGTGATCCTGGCGGGGCGCTGTTACGAGCGCGAGACCATGCCCTACAAGGCGGTCGACAGCCTGATCGATGCGCTCGTGCGTCACCTGAAGGGCCTGAGCGAGGTGGATGCGGCGCGGTTGCTGCCTCGCGACATCCAGTCGCTGGCGCGGCTGTTCCCGGTGCTGCACCAGGTTGAGGTCATCGCCAGGACGCCGATTAGAAGCGACGACCATGCCGACACCACCGAGATGCGGCGCCGGGCGTTCGTGGCCCTGCGCGGCCTGCTCGGCGCGCTCGCCGACGAGTCGCCGTTACTGGTCTACATCGACGACATCCAGTGGGGCGACCTCGACAGCGTCGGGCTGCTGCGCGAGCTGCTGCGGCCGCCGGCGCCGCCGCACATGCTGCTGGTCGTCGCCTTCCGCAGCGAAGAGCGCGACACCAGCCCGGTGGTCCGCGCGCTGCTGCAGGCCTTCACCGAACTGGGCAGCGAACAGGACGTGCAAACGCTCGAAGTGGGCGAGCTGTCGGCGGCCGAGGCCCTGGAGCTGGCGCTGTCGCGCCTGGGGTCCGACGCGGTCGAGGAGCGTCGCCGCGCCGAAGCCATTGCCCTCGAATCAGGCGGCAGCCCGTTCTTCGTCGACGAGCTGGTGCGCTACGCCGAAAGCGGCGGCGAGCATGTCGAGCTGGACGCGGTGATCCGCGAGCGCATTCGCAACCTGCCGGTCGACGCCCGCCAGCTGCTGCGGCTGATCGCCGTGAGTGGCAGGCCGGTGGCCCGCGAGGTGGTGCTGCTGGCGGCCGGCGCCGAAGAGCGGCATCACACGACGCTCGACTTGCTGCGCGTCGAGCACCTGGTGAAGAGTCACACCTCGGCCGACCGCCTCGAACTCGAGCCGTACCACGATCGCATTCGCGAGGTCACGCTGGCCGGATTGACCGACGCGCAGCTGGTCGGCTGCCACACCGCATTGGTCCAGGCCTGGGAAGCCGACGGCCGGGCCGATCCCGGCACCCTGACCACGCACTACCAGGCGATCGGCGATCGCGAACGAACCGCGCACTACGCGGCTCGCGCCGCCGCCGAAGCCGAACGCGGCCTGGCCTTCGAGCGCGCGGCGTACTGCTATCGCCTCATCCTCGGCCTGGGAGTGCTGCCGGTCGCCGAAGCGCGAAACGTGCGTGCCCAGCTGGCCGAAGCCCTGGCCAATGCCGGCCGCGGTCACGAAGCCGGCGTGGAGTTCCTGGCGATCGCCGAAGGCCAGCCGCCGGCTGATGCGGTCAGGTGGGAACTGCGGGCGGCGGAACAATTTCTGATGGGCGGGTCACTCGACGCCGGCCTCGACGCGACCGCCAGGGTCCTCGGCCGTGTCGGCATGAAACTGCCGACCACACCCCACGGCTTGATTCTGAGCGTCCTGGCCAGGCGCGCGCTCCTCAGGGTGCGGGGCTTCAAGTTCAAGTCACGCCACGAGTCGAGCGTGCCGGCGACCGAACTTCAGCGGCTGGATGTCTGCACGTTGTTGGGTGGGCCGCTCGGCATGGCGGATCCGTTGCAAGGCTTCGATCTTCAGGTGCGCCAGACACTGCTGGCGCTCAGGGTCGGCGAACCGCACCGGGTCGCCTGGGCGATGTCGAACCAGATCTGCAACTTCGCGATCTCGGGCAGCAAGACTCGCGCGTTCACGAGCCGGCTCATCGACGACGCCATCGGGCTCGCGACCCGTCTCGACAATCGTCCCGCGCTCGGCCGCATCCTGGTCGCCTCAGGAATGGCGTCCAAGCTGAATGGCGAATTTGCCCAGAGCCTCGCCTTCCTCGATCGCGCCTTTGAAACCGTGGAGAACCTGCCCGGCCAGGTCTGGGAGCGGCAGACTGCGCGCATCTTCCAGCTCGAAGGTCTTATGTGGGTGGGCCGATGGGTCGAACTGTTCGACCGTCTTCCGGGCTTTATCGAGGGCGCCCGGCAGCGTGGCGATCTCTACGCCTCCACCTACATGCGGTCGCGCTACGCGCCGCTCGGCTATCTGGTGGCGGATGAACCCTCGCGAGCGCGGGAGGAGGCCGACGGTGTCAGCGGCTGGTCGACCCGCGGGTATTCGCTGCCGCGGAAGTTCCAGTTGCACTCACGAGTCCAGGCCAGCCTGTACGTGGGTGATCCCGGCAGCGGCTGGGAACGGCTGCAGGCCGAATGGCCGACCTTGCTGAAGACGCTGATGCGGTCGATTCAATCTCAGCGGATCGACGCCTATCAACTCCGTGGCCGTGCCGCGATCGCGATGATGGCCGCCACCGGCGCGCCGCAATACTTGAAGGTGGCCAGCGAGGTGGTACGCGCACTCCGACGGCAGCGCGCAGCTTGGGCTGATGCGTTTGCGGACCAGCTGGACGGCACGGTGTCAGCCTGGCGGGGAGACCGCGCAACCGCAACGGCGCTACTGGCCTCGGCGGAGCGACGATTCGAGAAGGCGGAGATGAACGGATATCTGGCCGGCACCCGGCGGCGGCGCGGCGAACTTCTAGGCGGAGACGAAGGCCGGCGGCTGATCGAAACCGCCGACGCCTGGTTCGCCACGCAACGCGTGAAGAACCCGGCGGCGCTTACCAACTGTTTCGCGCCGAACCTGCCGCGAACTGATGGTGCCTAGGGTGCTTCAGGTGCCTGGGGTGCCGGGGCGGCCGGTTTTCCCATCCACAGCGACAACAGCCACATCACGAACGCAGCGCCGACGATCACCATGGCCAGACGCAAGAGCTGTGACAGGTCGGCGGCGGTGAACTCCGGCCAGCGGTAGCCAATCAGCACGCTGCCGCGCTCGGTGGCCCAGTGCCAGGCTGTGTGCGCGACGAGCGCCGACAGCAGAATGGTGCCGATCCGTTCGGCGACCACGTAGCGGAACGTCAGCGTCAACAGCGGCACGGCGAGGATCAACACGAACACCTGGCCGATCTCGACCCCGACGTTGAAGGCAAGCAGTGACGCGACCAGGTGCTCACCCGCGAACTGCATGCGCTCGCGCAACAGGAACGAGAACCCAAACCCATGGATGAGACCGAAGCCGAAGGTCACCATCCAGCGGCGGCTGAGTTGCGCGCCGACGATGTTCTCGAACGCCATGTACACGATCGAGACCGCGATCAGCGTTTCAATGAGCGGCGCAAACCACAGCCCATCGGGCGCCATGCCGTAGGCCGACGCGATCAGCGTCACGGAATGCGCGATCGTGAACGACGTGACGACAATCACCAGTCCGCGCAGATGGCGGAACGGAATCACCAGGCACAACAGGAACAGCAGGTGATCGGTGCCGTCGAGGATATGGAAGAACCCCTCCCGGGCGAACAGGTAGAACGCCTGGTGCCAGCGCGGATCGAGGTGGACGATGCCGGTGTCGGCGTGGATGTCGAACGCGCGCTCGGGCTTGCCGGGTTGCTGGAAGCGGAGCACGACGTTGACCTGGAGTCCCAGCCGCGACAACCCGGGGCGCACGGCAAAGTCCGACTGCTCGGAGCCGATCGCGTAGTCGAGCGCGACGTCGAGCATGCCCTGCTCCCAGTAGATCTGGGTCTCCTGGCCGAGGCGAGGGCCGGTCAGGATGTTTTCGAGCGCGGTGTCGTAGGCGTCGAACGATCGGTCTCCGGGCAGCGACACCCGCAGCGCCCTGATCCCGGGCGACGCCAGGCGCTGGCCGTTCTCGTAGATCTCGACGTAGTCGCGAATCCACAGGTTGGTGGCGTCGGTCAGGGCCCGATCGACCCGGCTGAAGTCCAGAAAGCCGTTCGTGTAGGTGGGGATGTCCAAGTCCCGGAGCGACTTCAGGGGCACCCGCAACAACAGGGTCAGGGTCTGGGCCTGGGGCCGGACGAAGCCGAACACGGTGACCTCGTTGGGCACATCGTGAGCGCCGGCGCGGGGCGCCAGCAAGACCAGGAGCAGGGCCACGACGGCCAATCGAGTCAATGAGTTGCTGGGATTGGTTGCGCTCGACACGGTAATCGGTCCCAAGTATACTGGCGCCCGCAAAGACAGGCACTTCTTGAGAGGGGAGCCACGATGGACCGGGTTAAGAGAAACAGCAAGCTTTATGTCGGCGCGGCGTTTGTCGCGATTCTGCTCGCACTCGGTGCGGGCCAGGCCCTGCTCGAGAACACATCCGCCCAGGCCAAGCAGGCCCCGAGGTTCGAAGTCGATCCGTTCTGGCCGAAGGCCATGCCCAACAACTGGGTCATGGGCATGACCATCGGTCTTGGCGTGTCAGCCGATGACCATGTGTGGGTGATTCACCGCGGCAACGATCCGGGCAATCTCGATCGCACGGAACTCGCCGTGGTCAAGGAAGGCGCGCCGCGGGTCGGCGAGTGCTGCAACCCGGCCCCGCCGGTGCTCGAGTTCGACGCGGCCGGCAACCTGGTCGGCAGCTGGGGCGGTCAGCCCAAGGATAATTCGTACGACTGGCCCGAGAGCAACCACGGCATCGTCGTGGACCACAAGGGCTTCGTGTGGATCGGCGGCAACGGCGGTCCCGACGCGCACATCCTGAAGTTCACGCGCGACGGCAAGTTCGTGGCGCAGTACGGCAAGAAGAACGCCCGCCTGAAGGAAGGCGCGGCCGGCGCGAAGCCGACGTTCGTGCCCAACAGCATGGACATGAACAACTTCGGCCGGGTCGCTAAGATCTTCATCGATCCCAAGGCGAACGAAGGCTACGTGGCCGACGGCTACTTCAACAAGCGCGTCGCGGTGATCGACCTCGACAGCGGCAAGATCAAGCGGTTCTGGGGCGCCTACGGCGAGCCGCCCGATGACGCGCCGCTTGGCCCGTATGACCCGGCCGCGCCGGTGGCCAAGCAGTTCCGCACCCCGGTGCACTGTGCCGAGATGTCAAACGACGGCTTTGTGTATGTCTGCGACCGTCCCAACGACCGCCTCCAGATCTTCACGCGGGAAGGCAAGTTCGTGAAGGAAGTGTTCGTGGCGAAGGAAACCCGCGCCGACGGCTCGGTGTGGGACGTGGCCTTCTCGAAGGACCCCGCCCAGAAGTACCTCTACATGGCTGACGGCGTGAACGAGCACGTGCGCGTGTTCGACCGTCAGTCGATGGAAGAGCTCTATAACTTCGGCTACGGTGGCCGCCAGCCCGGCATGTTCCTGGGCGTGCACAGCATTGCCACCGACTCGAAGGGCAACATCTACACGACCGAAACCTACACCGGCAAGCGCCTGCAGAAGTTCACGCTCAAGGGTGAAGGCGCGATTCCGAAGTCGGGCGTGCCACCCTGGCCGGGGATGTAAATAGACAGGGGCGGCAGGGGCAGCACTAAAGTGCTGCCCTCCTGGCAACCTTCTGGCACCAAGCTCAAGCGCCGGTTCGGACCACGTCCGAGCCGGCGTTTTCGTTGTACTATCGAAGACCGA
This portion of the Acidobacteriota bacterium genome encodes:
- a CDS encoding protein kinase, coding for MLPPESPLLESDRFELRRRIGAGGFGVVYEAFDRQRGTNVALKMLHRLDAKGLYRFKQEFRSLSDIAHENLITLHELQSHAGQWYFTMEFVEGGTILDYVWNVTDRLAEDAITPSRGLSDGPTEAIDRADLVAARAAGPPPPVVLHPSMAPQMVRSENIDRLRDAVRGLTEGLSAIHRHGIVHQDVKPGNVMVTPAGRVVLLDFGLAKNVAVDVTASFQVSGTPAYMSPEQAAGRPLSDATDWYAVGVVMYQALTGRLPHSGPLLELLAAKQSVDPPAPSAIAPQVPRELDDLCMDLLKRDPTARPGVAEILRRLGGTLRSARPQAMASAPAVNTRLVGRERHLGVLRDAFRASQGGRAVAVMVQGRSGMGKSVLVAELIRELNLPLPGRRKPVILAGRCYERETMPYKAVDSLIDALVRHLKGLSEVDAARLLPRDIQSLARLFPVLHQVEVIARTPIRSDDHADTTEMRRRAFVALRGLLGALADESPLLVYIDDIQWGDLDSVGLLRELLRPPAPPHMLLVVAFRSEERDTSPVVRALLQAFTELGSEQDVQTLEVGELSAAEALELALSRLGSDAVEERRRAEAIALESGGSPFFVDELVRYAESGGEHVELDAVIRERIRNLPVDARQLLRLIAVSGRPVAREVVLLAAGAEERHHTTLDLLRVEHLVKSHTSADRLELEPYHDRIREVTLAGLTDAQLVGCHTALVQAWEADGRADPGTLTTHYQAIGDRERTAHYAARAAAEAERGLAFERAAYCYRLILGLGVLPVAEARNVRAQLAEALANAGRGHEAGVEFLAIAEGQPPADAVRWELRAAEQFLMGGSLDAGLDATARVLGRVGMKLPTTPHGLILSVLARRALLRVRGFKFKSRHESSVPATELQRLDVCTLLGGPLGMADPLQGFDLQVRQTLLALRVGEPHRVAWAMSNQICNFAISGSKTRAFTSRLIDDAIGLATRLDNRPALGRILVASGMASKLNGEFAQSLAFLDRAFETVENLPGQVWERQTARIFQLEGLMWVGRWVELFDRLPGFIEGARQRGDLYASTYMRSRYAPLGYLVADEPSRAREEADGVSGWSTRGYSLPRKFQLHSRVQASLYVGDPGSGWERLQAEWPTLLKTLMRSIQSQRIDAYQLRGRAAIAMMAATGAPQYLKVASEVVRALRRQRAAWADAFADQLDGTVSAWRGDRATATALLASAERRFEKAEMNGYLAGTRRRRGELLGGDEGRRLIETADAWFATQRVKNPAALTNCFAPNLPRTDGA
- a CDS encoding HupE/UreJ family protein; its protein translation is MALLLVLLAPRAGAHDVPNEVTVFGFVRPQAQTLTLLLRVPLKSLRDLDIPTYTNGFLDFSRVDRALTDATNLWIRDYVEIYENGQRLASPGIRALRVSLPGDRSFDAYDTALENILTGPRLGQETQIYWEQGMLDVALDYAIGSEQSDFAVRPGLSRLGLQVNVVLRFQQPGKPERAFDIHADTGIVHLDPRWHQAFYLFAREGFFHILDGTDHLLFLLCLVIPFRHLRGLVIVVTSFTIAHSVTLIASAYGMAPDGLWFAPLIETLIAVSIVYMAFENIVGAQLSRRWMVTFGFGLIHGFGFSFLLRERMQFAGEHLVASLLAFNVGVEIGQVFVLILAVPLLTLTFRYVVAERIGTILLSALVAHTAWHWATERGSVLIGYRWPEFTAADLSQLLRLAMVIVGAAFVMWLLSLWMGKPAAPAPQAPEAP